A region of Salvelinus namaycush isolate Seneca chromosome 9, SaNama_1.0, whole genome shotgun sequence DNA encodes the following proteins:
- the LOC120053792 gene encoding MAU2 chromatid cohesion factor homolog isoform X1, with protein MASNVEAPESWYLALLGFAEHFRTSSPPKIRLCVHCLQAVFQFKPPQRVEARTHLQLGSVLYHHTKNSELARSHLEKAWFISQQIPQFEDVKFEAASLLSELYCQQVPNLVDSAKPLLRKAIQISQQTPYWHCRLLFQLAQLHTLEKDLVSACDLLGVGAEYARVVGSEYTRALFLLSKGMLLLMERKLGEVHPLLTLCGTIVENWQGNPIQKESLRVFFLVLQVTHYLDAGQVKSVKPCLKQLQQCIQTISTLHDDEILPSNPADLFHWLPKEHMCVLVYLVTVMHSMQAGYLEKAQKYTDKALMQLEKLKMLDSSPILSTFQVILLEHIIMCRLVTGHKATALQEISQVCQLCQQSPRLFTNHAAQLHTLLGLYCISVNCMDNAEAQFTAALRVSDLTTHQELWAFIVTNLASVYIREGNRHQELYSLLERINPDHNFPVSSHCLRAAAFYVRGLLSFFQGRYNEAKRFLRETLKMSNAEDLNRLTACSLVLLGHIFYVLGNHRESNNMVVPAMQLASKIPDMSVQLWSSALLKDLNKALGNTIDAHEAAQMHQNFSQQLLQDHIAACSLPEHNLISWTDGPPPEQFQAQNGPTSSLASLL; from the exons ATGGCGTCCAACGTAGAGGCCCCGGAATCTTGGTACCTCGCCCTTCTCGGCTTTGCAGAACATTTCCGCACCTCAAGCCCACCCAAAATTCGTCTGTGTGTACATTGTCTTCAAGCTGTTTTCCAGTTTAAACCTCCGCAAAGGGTTGAGGCAAGAACTCATCTTCAACTAGGCTCGGTCCTCTATCATCATACGAAGAACAGCGAGCTCGCGCGGAGCCACTTGGAGAAAGCG TGGTTCATTTCACAACAA ATCCCACAGTTTGAAGATGTTAAATTTGAGGCTGCAAGTCTTTTATCAGAACTCTACTGTCAGCAGGTACCG AATCTGGTGGATTCTGCAAAGCCTTTACTGCGAAAGGCAATTCAGATCTCACAGCAGACTCCCTATTGGCACTGCCGCCTGCTGTTTCAACTGGCG CAACTGCACACTCTAGAGAAGGACCTTGTGTCTGCATGTGACCTCCTGGGTGTCGGTGCTGAGTACGCCAGAGTGGTGGGCTCGGAATATACCAG AGCGTTGTTTCTCCTGAGTAAAGGAATG CTCCTACTGATGGAGAGGAAGCTGGGGGAGGTGCACCCTCTGCTCACTCTGTGTGGGACCATCGTGGAGAACTGGCAGGGAAACCCCATCCAGAAAGAGTCTCTTAGGGTCTTCTTTCTGGTGCTGCAGGTCACACACTACCTGGACGCTGGACAG GTGAAGAGTGTGAAGCCCTGTCTGAAGCAGCTGCAGCAGTGCATCCAGACTATCTCTACACTCCACGACGATGAGATCCTGCCCAGTAACCCGGCTGACCTCTTCCACTGGCTGCCCAAAGAGCACATGTGTGTTCTTGTCTACCTG GTGACTGTCATGCACTCCATGCAAGCAGGGTATTTGGAGAAGGCACAGAAATACACAGACAAAGCACTCATGCAGCTTGAGAAACTAAAAA TGCTGGACAGCAGTCCCATCCTCTCCACTTTCCAGGTCATTCTGCTGGAGCACATCATCATGTGCCGACTAGTCACTGGTCACAAGGCCACCGCATTACAAGAG ATCTCCCAGGTCTGCCAACTGTGCCAACAGTCCCCCAGGTTATTCACCAATCACGCTGCCCAGCTTCACACTCTACTA GGCCTGTATTGCATATCTGTCAACTGTATGGACAATGCAGAGGCACAGTTCACCGCCGCTTTGCGGGTAAGTGAC CTAACCACACACCAGGAGCTGTGGGCGTTCATTGTAACAAACCTGGCCAGCGTCTACATCAGGGAAGGAAACAGACACCAGGAG CTCTACAGTCTCCTTGAGAGGATAAACCCTGATCACAACTTTCCTGTGAG ctctCACTGTCTCCGCGCTGCAGCCTTCTACGTCCGAGGACTCTTGTCCTTCTTTCAAGGACGCTACAACGAGGCCAA ACGGTTCCTTAGAGAAACTCTGAAGATGTCCAACGCGGAGGACCTGAATAGACTGACAGCCTGCTCACTGGTTCTGCTAGGCCATATATTCTATGTACTGGGAAACCACAGG GAGAGCAACAACATGGTGGTTCCAGCGATGCAGCTGGCCAGCAAGATCCCTGACATGTCTGTCCAGCTGTGGTCCTCGGCCCTTTTAAAAG ATCTGAATAAGGCCCTGGGAAACACCATAGATGCCCATGAAGCAGCTCAGATGCACCAGAACTTCTCGCAGCAGCTTCTCCAAGACCACATCGCTGCCTGCAGCCTCCCCGAACACAACCTCATCAGC TGGACGGACGGCCCACCACCTGAGCAGTTTCAAGCCCAGAACGGCCCAACATCCAGCCTGGCCAGCCTGCTATGA
- the LOC120053792 gene encoding MAU2 chromatid cohesion factor homolog isoform X3, protein MASNVEAPESWYLALLGFAEHFRTSSPPKIRLCVHCLQAVFQFKPPQRVEARTHLQLGSVLYHHTKNSELARSHLEKAWFISQQIPQFEDVKFEAASLLSELYCQQVPNLVDSAKPLLRKAIQISQQTPYWHCRLLFQLAQLHTLEKDLVSACDLLGVGAEYARVVGSEYTRALFLLSKGMLLLMERKLGEVHPLLTLCGTIVENWQGNPIQKESLRVFFLVLQVTHYLDAGQVKSVKPCLKQLQQCIQTISTLHDDEILPSNPADLFHWLPKEHMCVLVYLVTVMHSMQAGYLEKAQKYTDKALMQLEKLKMLDSSPILSTFQVILLEHIIMCRLVTGHKATALQEISQVCQLCQQSPRLFTNHAAQLHTLLGLYCISVNCMDNAEAQFTAALRLTTHQELWAFIVTNLASVYIREGNRHQELYSLLERINPDHNFPVSSHCLRAAAFYVRGLLSFFQGRYNEAKRFLRETLKMSNAEDLNRLTACSLVLLGHIFYVLGNHRESNNMVVPAMQLASKIPDMSVQLWSSALLKDLNKALGNTIDAHEAAQMHQNFSQQLLQDHIAACSLPEHNLISWTDGPPPEQFQAQNGPTSSLASLL, encoded by the exons ATGGCGTCCAACGTAGAGGCCCCGGAATCTTGGTACCTCGCCCTTCTCGGCTTTGCAGAACATTTCCGCACCTCAAGCCCACCCAAAATTCGTCTGTGTGTACATTGTCTTCAAGCTGTTTTCCAGTTTAAACCTCCGCAAAGGGTTGAGGCAAGAACTCATCTTCAACTAGGCTCGGTCCTCTATCATCATACGAAGAACAGCGAGCTCGCGCGGAGCCACTTGGAGAAAGCG TGGTTCATTTCACAACAA ATCCCACAGTTTGAAGATGTTAAATTTGAGGCTGCAAGTCTTTTATCAGAACTCTACTGTCAGCAGGTACCG AATCTGGTGGATTCTGCAAAGCCTTTACTGCGAAAGGCAATTCAGATCTCACAGCAGACTCCCTATTGGCACTGCCGCCTGCTGTTTCAACTGGCG CAACTGCACACTCTAGAGAAGGACCTTGTGTCTGCATGTGACCTCCTGGGTGTCGGTGCTGAGTACGCCAGAGTGGTGGGCTCGGAATATACCAG AGCGTTGTTTCTCCTGAGTAAAGGAATG CTCCTACTGATGGAGAGGAAGCTGGGGGAGGTGCACCCTCTGCTCACTCTGTGTGGGACCATCGTGGAGAACTGGCAGGGAAACCCCATCCAGAAAGAGTCTCTTAGGGTCTTCTTTCTGGTGCTGCAGGTCACACACTACCTGGACGCTGGACAG GTGAAGAGTGTGAAGCCCTGTCTGAAGCAGCTGCAGCAGTGCATCCAGACTATCTCTACACTCCACGACGATGAGATCCTGCCCAGTAACCCGGCTGACCTCTTCCACTGGCTGCCCAAAGAGCACATGTGTGTTCTTGTCTACCTG GTGACTGTCATGCACTCCATGCAAGCAGGGTATTTGGAGAAGGCACAGAAATACACAGACAAAGCACTCATGCAGCTTGAGAAACTAAAAA TGCTGGACAGCAGTCCCATCCTCTCCACTTTCCAGGTCATTCTGCTGGAGCACATCATCATGTGCCGACTAGTCACTGGTCACAAGGCCACCGCATTACAAGAG ATCTCCCAGGTCTGCCAACTGTGCCAACAGTCCCCCAGGTTATTCACCAATCACGCTGCCCAGCTTCACACTCTACTA GGCCTGTATTGCATATCTGTCAACTGTATGGACAATGCAGAGGCACAGTTCACCGCCGCTTTGCGG CTAACCACACACCAGGAGCTGTGGGCGTTCATTGTAACAAACCTGGCCAGCGTCTACATCAGGGAAGGAAACAGACACCAGGAG CTCTACAGTCTCCTTGAGAGGATAAACCCTGATCACAACTTTCCTGTGAG ctctCACTGTCTCCGCGCTGCAGCCTTCTACGTCCGAGGACTCTTGTCCTTCTTTCAAGGACGCTACAACGAGGCCAA ACGGTTCCTTAGAGAAACTCTGAAGATGTCCAACGCGGAGGACCTGAATAGACTGACAGCCTGCTCACTGGTTCTGCTAGGCCATATATTCTATGTACTGGGAAACCACAGG GAGAGCAACAACATGGTGGTTCCAGCGATGCAGCTGGCCAGCAAGATCCCTGACATGTCTGTCCAGCTGTGGTCCTCGGCCCTTTTAAAAG ATCTGAATAAGGCCCTGGGAAACACCATAGATGCCCATGAAGCAGCTCAGATGCACCAGAACTTCTCGCAGCAGCTTCTCCAAGACCACATCGCTGCCTGCAGCCTCCCCGAACACAACCTCATCAGC TGGACGGACGGCCCACCACCTGAGCAGTTTCAAGCCCAGAACGGCCCAACATCCAGCCTGGCCAGCCTGCTATGA
- the LOC120053792 gene encoding MAU2 chromatid cohesion factor homolog isoform X2, translating to MASNVEAPESWYLALLGFAEHFRTSSPPKIRLCVHCLQAVFQFKPPQRVEARTHLQLGSVLYHHTKNSELARSHLEKAWFISQQIPQFEDVKFEAASLLSELYCQQNLVDSAKPLLRKAIQISQQTPYWHCRLLFQLAQLHTLEKDLVSACDLLGVGAEYARVVGSEYTRALFLLSKGMLLLMERKLGEVHPLLTLCGTIVENWQGNPIQKESLRVFFLVLQVTHYLDAGQVKSVKPCLKQLQQCIQTISTLHDDEILPSNPADLFHWLPKEHMCVLVYLVTVMHSMQAGYLEKAQKYTDKALMQLEKLKMLDSSPILSTFQVILLEHIIMCRLVTGHKATALQEISQVCQLCQQSPRLFTNHAAQLHTLLGLYCISVNCMDNAEAQFTAALRVSDLTTHQELWAFIVTNLASVYIREGNRHQELYSLLERINPDHNFPVSSHCLRAAAFYVRGLLSFFQGRYNEAKRFLRETLKMSNAEDLNRLTACSLVLLGHIFYVLGNHRESNNMVVPAMQLASKIPDMSVQLWSSALLKDLNKALGNTIDAHEAAQMHQNFSQQLLQDHIAACSLPEHNLISWTDGPPPEQFQAQNGPTSSLASLL from the exons ATGGCGTCCAACGTAGAGGCCCCGGAATCTTGGTACCTCGCCCTTCTCGGCTTTGCAGAACATTTCCGCACCTCAAGCCCACCCAAAATTCGTCTGTGTGTACATTGTCTTCAAGCTGTTTTCCAGTTTAAACCTCCGCAAAGGGTTGAGGCAAGAACTCATCTTCAACTAGGCTCGGTCCTCTATCATCATACGAAGAACAGCGAGCTCGCGCGGAGCCACTTGGAGAAAGCG TGGTTCATTTCACAACAA ATCCCACAGTTTGAAGATGTTAAATTTGAGGCTGCAAGTCTTTTATCAGAACTCTACTGTCAGCAG AATCTGGTGGATTCTGCAAAGCCTTTACTGCGAAAGGCAATTCAGATCTCACAGCAGACTCCCTATTGGCACTGCCGCCTGCTGTTTCAACTGGCG CAACTGCACACTCTAGAGAAGGACCTTGTGTCTGCATGTGACCTCCTGGGTGTCGGTGCTGAGTACGCCAGAGTGGTGGGCTCGGAATATACCAG AGCGTTGTTTCTCCTGAGTAAAGGAATG CTCCTACTGATGGAGAGGAAGCTGGGGGAGGTGCACCCTCTGCTCACTCTGTGTGGGACCATCGTGGAGAACTGGCAGGGAAACCCCATCCAGAAAGAGTCTCTTAGGGTCTTCTTTCTGGTGCTGCAGGTCACACACTACCTGGACGCTGGACAG GTGAAGAGTGTGAAGCCCTGTCTGAAGCAGCTGCAGCAGTGCATCCAGACTATCTCTACACTCCACGACGATGAGATCCTGCCCAGTAACCCGGCTGACCTCTTCCACTGGCTGCCCAAAGAGCACATGTGTGTTCTTGTCTACCTG GTGACTGTCATGCACTCCATGCAAGCAGGGTATTTGGAGAAGGCACAGAAATACACAGACAAAGCACTCATGCAGCTTGAGAAACTAAAAA TGCTGGACAGCAGTCCCATCCTCTCCACTTTCCAGGTCATTCTGCTGGAGCACATCATCATGTGCCGACTAGTCACTGGTCACAAGGCCACCGCATTACAAGAG ATCTCCCAGGTCTGCCAACTGTGCCAACAGTCCCCCAGGTTATTCACCAATCACGCTGCCCAGCTTCACACTCTACTA GGCCTGTATTGCATATCTGTCAACTGTATGGACAATGCAGAGGCACAGTTCACCGCCGCTTTGCGGGTAAGTGAC CTAACCACACACCAGGAGCTGTGGGCGTTCATTGTAACAAACCTGGCCAGCGTCTACATCAGGGAAGGAAACAGACACCAGGAG CTCTACAGTCTCCTTGAGAGGATAAACCCTGATCACAACTTTCCTGTGAG ctctCACTGTCTCCGCGCTGCAGCCTTCTACGTCCGAGGACTCTTGTCCTTCTTTCAAGGACGCTACAACGAGGCCAA ACGGTTCCTTAGAGAAACTCTGAAGATGTCCAACGCGGAGGACCTGAATAGACTGACAGCCTGCTCACTGGTTCTGCTAGGCCATATATTCTATGTACTGGGAAACCACAGG GAGAGCAACAACATGGTGGTTCCAGCGATGCAGCTGGCCAGCAAGATCCCTGACATGTCTGTCCAGCTGTGGTCCTCGGCCCTTTTAAAAG ATCTGAATAAGGCCCTGGGAAACACCATAGATGCCCATGAAGCAGCTCAGATGCACCAGAACTTCTCGCAGCAGCTTCTCCAAGACCACATCGCTGCCTGCAGCCTCCCCGAACACAACCTCATCAGC TGGACGGACGGCCCACCACCTGAGCAGTTTCAAGCCCAGAACGGCCCAACATCCAGCCTGGCCAGCCTGCTATGA
- the LOC120053792 gene encoding MAU2 chromatid cohesion factor homolog isoform X4, giving the protein MASNVEAPESWYLALLGFAEHFRTSSPPKIRLCVHCLQAVFQFKPPQRVEARTHLQLGSVLYHHTKNSELARSHLEKAWFISQQIPQFEDVKFEAASLLSELYCQQNLVDSAKPLLRKAIQISQQTPYWHCRLLFQLAQLHTLEKDLVSACDLLGVGAEYARVVGSEYTRALFLLSKGMLLLMERKLGEVHPLLTLCGTIVENWQGNPIQKESLRVFFLVLQVTHYLDAGQVKSVKPCLKQLQQCIQTISTLHDDEILPSNPADLFHWLPKEHMCVLVYLVTVMHSMQAGYLEKAQKYTDKALMQLEKLKMLDSSPILSTFQVILLEHIIMCRLVTGHKATALQEISQVCQLCQQSPRLFTNHAAQLHTLLGLYCISVNCMDNAEAQFTAALRLTTHQELWAFIVTNLASVYIREGNRHQELYSLLERINPDHNFPVSSHCLRAAAFYVRGLLSFFQGRYNEAKRFLRETLKMSNAEDLNRLTACSLVLLGHIFYVLGNHRESNNMVVPAMQLASKIPDMSVQLWSSALLKDLNKALGNTIDAHEAAQMHQNFSQQLLQDHIAACSLPEHNLISWTDGPPPEQFQAQNGPTSSLASLL; this is encoded by the exons ATGGCGTCCAACGTAGAGGCCCCGGAATCTTGGTACCTCGCCCTTCTCGGCTTTGCAGAACATTTCCGCACCTCAAGCCCACCCAAAATTCGTCTGTGTGTACATTGTCTTCAAGCTGTTTTCCAGTTTAAACCTCCGCAAAGGGTTGAGGCAAGAACTCATCTTCAACTAGGCTCGGTCCTCTATCATCATACGAAGAACAGCGAGCTCGCGCGGAGCCACTTGGAGAAAGCG TGGTTCATTTCACAACAA ATCCCACAGTTTGAAGATGTTAAATTTGAGGCTGCAAGTCTTTTATCAGAACTCTACTGTCAGCAG AATCTGGTGGATTCTGCAAAGCCTTTACTGCGAAAGGCAATTCAGATCTCACAGCAGACTCCCTATTGGCACTGCCGCCTGCTGTTTCAACTGGCG CAACTGCACACTCTAGAGAAGGACCTTGTGTCTGCATGTGACCTCCTGGGTGTCGGTGCTGAGTACGCCAGAGTGGTGGGCTCGGAATATACCAG AGCGTTGTTTCTCCTGAGTAAAGGAATG CTCCTACTGATGGAGAGGAAGCTGGGGGAGGTGCACCCTCTGCTCACTCTGTGTGGGACCATCGTGGAGAACTGGCAGGGAAACCCCATCCAGAAAGAGTCTCTTAGGGTCTTCTTTCTGGTGCTGCAGGTCACACACTACCTGGACGCTGGACAG GTGAAGAGTGTGAAGCCCTGTCTGAAGCAGCTGCAGCAGTGCATCCAGACTATCTCTACACTCCACGACGATGAGATCCTGCCCAGTAACCCGGCTGACCTCTTCCACTGGCTGCCCAAAGAGCACATGTGTGTTCTTGTCTACCTG GTGACTGTCATGCACTCCATGCAAGCAGGGTATTTGGAGAAGGCACAGAAATACACAGACAAAGCACTCATGCAGCTTGAGAAACTAAAAA TGCTGGACAGCAGTCCCATCCTCTCCACTTTCCAGGTCATTCTGCTGGAGCACATCATCATGTGCCGACTAGTCACTGGTCACAAGGCCACCGCATTACAAGAG ATCTCCCAGGTCTGCCAACTGTGCCAACAGTCCCCCAGGTTATTCACCAATCACGCTGCCCAGCTTCACACTCTACTA GGCCTGTATTGCATATCTGTCAACTGTATGGACAATGCAGAGGCACAGTTCACCGCCGCTTTGCGG CTAACCACACACCAGGAGCTGTGGGCGTTCATTGTAACAAACCTGGCCAGCGTCTACATCAGGGAAGGAAACAGACACCAGGAG CTCTACAGTCTCCTTGAGAGGATAAACCCTGATCACAACTTTCCTGTGAG ctctCACTGTCTCCGCGCTGCAGCCTTCTACGTCCGAGGACTCTTGTCCTTCTTTCAAGGACGCTACAACGAGGCCAA ACGGTTCCTTAGAGAAACTCTGAAGATGTCCAACGCGGAGGACCTGAATAGACTGACAGCCTGCTCACTGGTTCTGCTAGGCCATATATTCTATGTACTGGGAAACCACAGG GAGAGCAACAACATGGTGGTTCCAGCGATGCAGCTGGCCAGCAAGATCCCTGACATGTCTGTCCAGCTGTGGTCCTCGGCCCTTTTAAAAG ATCTGAATAAGGCCCTGGGAAACACCATAGATGCCCATGAAGCAGCTCAGATGCACCAGAACTTCTCGCAGCAGCTTCTCCAAGACCACATCGCTGCCTGCAGCCTCCCCGAACACAACCTCATCAGC TGGACGGACGGCCCACCACCTGAGCAGTTTCAAGCCCAGAACGGCCCAACATCCAGCCTGGCCAGCCTGCTATGA